ATCCCGGACGCAGAGCTGGACAGGCTGGCCAAGATAGGATTCGACTGGATCTGGCTTCTCAGCGTCTGGCAGACCGGGCTGGCCGGGCAGCAGGTCTCACGCAGCAACAGGGAATGGCGAAGGGAGTTTGAGGAGACACTACCGGATCTGCGTGAGGGAGACATCGCCGGCTCCGGGTTTGCAATCAGCAATTACACGGTACATCAGGATCTGGGAGGAAAGGATGCGCTGGTCCGGCTCAGGAAACGACTCCGTCAGCGCGGCCTGCGGCTGATGCTGGACTTCGTTCCTAACCACACTGCCATGGACCATCCATGGGTGGAAGAACATCCGGAATTCTACGTCGCCGGCACCGAACTCGACCTTGTCCGGTCACCGCAGAACTATACATGGATCAGAAGAAAGCGGCGCAACCTGCTCCTGGCGCATGGCAGGGACCCGTATTTTCCCGGCTGGCCGGATGTACTCCAGCTCAATTACGGCAACCCCGCCACCCAGGAAGCGATGACCGGTGAGTTGCTGAACATCGCAGCCCAATGCGACGGCGTCCGCTGCGACATGGCCATGCTCGTGCTGCCGGACGTCTTTGAGCGCACCTGGGGCATCCGGTCTGAGCCATTCTGGCAGACGGCGATTGCGCGCGTTCACGAAAAACACCCGGACTTCACTTTCATGGCTGAAGTTTACTGGGACCTGGAATGGACCATGCAGCAACAGGGCTTCGATTATACCTACGACAAGAGACTCTATGACCGCCTGCGCGAACAGCACGCCAGACCGGTGCGGGAACATTTCAGGGCAGAACTGGATTACCAGAACCGGCTGGCGCGGTTTCTGGAAAACCACGACGAGCCGCGGGCTGCCGCCACATTTCCGGCAGGAGTTCACGAGGCGGCGGCGGTCATCACCTTCCTGACCCCAGGCCTTCGTTTCTTCCACCAGGGACAGTTCGAGGGCCGCAGGAAACGGATTTCACCGCATCTTGTCAGGGCGCCTGAAGAACCCGTCGATTCCGGAATTCAACAGTTCTATGAACGGTTACTCAGAGTTCTCCGCCAACCGGCCATCCATGAAGGGAACTGGCAGATGATTGACTGTGTACCCGCGTGGGACGGCAACTGGACATCCGACGGTTTTGTTGCATTTGCCTGGCAGGGAGCTGACGGACAGCGACTGCTCGTGGCCGTGAATTATTCTCCGCAACAGGGCCAGTGTTACCTACGGATGGCATTTCAGGATCTTGCGAACAGACAGTGGGTACTACAGGACCTTCTTGGGGTTGCCAGTTACGAGTGCGACGGGAATGACCTCAAATCCCGCGGACTGTATCTGGATCTCGCTCCCTGGCAATACCATGTCTTTGCGATGAAAAGAATCTGATGTTTTTGGACAACACACGGAGGCGCAGAACTTGACCTTCTCATTATCACTGGCATCGAAATCTGTGATTTTAAAATCACGCATACTGGTATGCCTCGCATCACATAATCTATCCATAATGCACTATTTAACCCAAGCTTCGACGCCTGAACATTATCCACACGGGAGAAAAAACTTTTCCGCTCTGCAAGAAAGTTCGAGCCATTGCATTGTCCCGATTCAATGAAATATATATCACCTAATATTTGAGTTGAAAGTATTAAAATTTTTGATCTAATATATTTTTTATTATTACTGCTTTATGAACCAAACTATGAAAGTAGGAAAAAATGATGAGCATACTTCTCAAAATACAAGAGAAAGACAATAAAGGATTTATCTTTACACTATTTTTCATTGCCCTCATTGCAGGGAGCGTGTTGTTTTCCTTAATCTCTTATGCCAATAATATAGAGACGCCACGCACAACTACGAAAGGGTTGTCAAGCCATCGCATAGGAAGTGAATTTCCCTATGAGCAACCGGATATGTTAAGCGCAGAGGAAATCCTGCTT
The Candidatus Brocadiaceae bacterium DNA segment above includes these coding regions:
- a CDS encoding alpha-amylase family glycosyl hydrolase, with the protein product MTSHKYPTLYLINTRVWMTELSRSLKRPATLDDIPDAELDRLAKIGFDWIWLLSVWQTGLAGQQVSRSNREWRREFEETLPDLREGDIAGSGFAISNYTVHQDLGGKDALVRLRKRLRQRGLRLMLDFVPNHTAMDHPWVEEHPEFYVAGTELDLVRSPQNYTWIRRKRRNLLLAHGRDPYFPGWPDVLQLNYGNPATQEAMTGELLNIAAQCDGVRCDMAMLVLPDVFERTWGIRSEPFWQTAIARVHEKHPDFTFMAEVYWDLEWTMQQQGFDYTYDKRLYDRLREQHARPVREHFRAELDYQNRLARFLENHDEPRAAATFPAGVHEAAAVITFLTPGLRFFHQGQFEGRRKRISPHLVRAPEEPVDSGIQQFYERLLRVLRQPAIHEGNWQMIDCVPAWDGNWTSDGFVAFAWQGADGQRLLVAVNYSPQQGQCYLRMAFQDLANRQWVLQDLLGVASYECDGNDLKSRGLYLDLAPWQYHVFAMKRI